Genomic segment of Gasterosteus aculeatus chromosome 4, fGasAcu3.hap1.1, whole genome shotgun sequence:
CCAACCTCattctttacctttttttacgTGCTAATATGCTGGTGTCTTTGAATGTCTTTCCCAGGTCGATGTTGGATGGACGCCTTAGAGCTAGCCCTGAAGTGTTCCAGCCTGCTGAAAAGGACCATGATCCGCGAGGGGAAAGAAGACATGAGCACAGTAGCCACTGGTGGAGAGCACTCTATTAATTTCTACAGCCTCCTCAGAGCCCACAACATCCATGGTTTCCAGTGAGTACAAAACAAATCCAAGGCAACACTATTCCCCCTTGGcttttatattaaaatgtaacattatGTTGTGAACATCCTTGCACACGATCTGCCCTCTCCTGCAGGTTCAATGACAGCGACCACCTGAAAGACCCTGACCTGTACTCAGACAAGTCGGACAGGGAGGGTGAACAGGACCACGAGGAGTCCGACCCAGAAGGCCTGGAAAAGAGTGAGGAGAGTGACAGCGACACTTCAGAGCGCCAGGACGACTCTTACATCGACCTGGACCCTAACGAGCTTCTGCGGGAAACCCCGTACCTGGAACAGTCCCATGAGGAACTTGGAGAGGTAGAGGACAAAGTTTGCATGCAAAGCCTTTaataattattacattttgcAGCAGCACTCCACACTCAAAGGATCTCTTACGGGCAGTTTCATCTTTAGCTTGAATTAAAACCAGCTAAATGCTATTTTCTTCTAAGGTTTTCTTGCGTAATGaggtgaaaatgtattttacgtTTTCCTACACTATTACTAAAGCTGTAACTTGAACAGGCTTTGATCTGTATGGGTTTGCCGTGGGTGGGTGACTGCACAGGACCCACGGTAAGTTTGACAGCgcaataatttaaaaaagtactGAACCCGAGGACTAATGTTTATATTTGTAAGCTGCAAGCAGTCAAGCTTCACGGAACTGCCTGTGCAAACCCTTTGCACTTTGACCTGTTCAACCCGCTTTGAGATGTCTGCCGTAGTAAAATACATAACCTTTTAATCCTTATACTTATCTCCTTCTCCAGGCTGGGGAGGCTGCCCAGACAGAGACGGTATCAGAGGAGAATAAATCTCTGATCTGGACTCTGCTGAAGCAGGTGCGGCCCGGCATGGATCTCTCTAAGGTGGTGCTCCCCACCTTCATCCTGGAGCCAAGGTCCTTTCTGGACAAACTGTCTGACTACTACTACCACGCAGACTTCCTCTCAGAGTAAGCCCTTCCCATGTTCTGCTTTTAAAGTCTTATCAAATAAATGGAGATAGAAAGATAGAAAAACCTTGCTTAtatcattttataaataaattaatgtCTGGCCATAAAAATATCAAACCATACTTTTAACAGATTCCTATCCACCTTTGActagtgttttattgtttttccttttggaaATACAACAAGGACTAAAGTGTAGACAATTATGCAGGTCTTACACTAACTATTGAATTAGATTGTAGCGATATCCCCCATATTTACTCTGTAGTATTTAAGATGAAAGATGAAAACATATCTTTCTTTTCATTAATCTAGCAGTGATGTCTTGGTGTTGTAATGTGCCATGTCAATAGACTGGCTGAAATGTGTCACACTGGCCCTTTCATTGTATGTGTCAGGGAAAAGATTAAAGGTTACTATAGTGCACAGTAGCAGAGAAACACTTGCCGAGGATCAGTCTCAATCCGGACTCTGTTTCATTCTCAGGGCCGCAATTGAAGAGAACGCTTACAACCGGATGAAGAAGGTGGTGAAGTGGTACATCTCTGGATTTTACAAAAAGCCTAAGGTCAGGAGAATAAACACATTCTACCCACTTCATAAGCTTCATACAGTATTATAAAAGCCTGTTTCCAAACACCAGATGAAAACCCCAAATTATCCTATAAATCATTATAATTCATTCAAACTTTTTTCCAAATAATTGATTATTCCAAAATAATGAATGTTAAAATAGTGACTGTTTCTCAAAGTACTTTCTTTCTCAAAATATTTGCTTCGTATTGCAAAATAATGAGCTatctcaaaataataataacttatcTGGAAATAATGACTTAGTGTTTAAAGTTAACTAAATGTTTTGTCATCACATCGGTGGCAATGGGCTTCCATGGAGTTGACATGCTCCATGTTTATGTATATCGTACTAAAAGCATACTTAATGTTGGCTTTTAATTTTCAGGGGTTGAAGAAGCCTTATAACCCCATTATTGGAGAGACGTACCGCTGCATGTGGCTCCACCAGGCCACCAATAGCAAGACCTTCTACATAGGAGAACAGGTAAGAACTGCCGTGCTACTGTAGCGTACTACAGTACTAACTACTAGCAATCTGACCAAATAACTCGTATAGTAGGGGAGGTTGGATgactaaataaatcaaataaatctaTGGCTAACAGGGATGGTTTCGGCtgattttaattcaaatgagTTACCTTGTGTCTTTATATTTGCAGCAGTCAGTCCTACGACATCAGTGTGTTATTCTTTTCAGGTTTCGCATCATCCTCCAGTGTCAGCTTTCTACGTCAGCAACAGGAAGGACGGATTCTGTCTCAGTGGCAGCATCCTCGCCAAGTCAAAGTTCTATGGTACCCTCACACAACTAAAATACCTAGTCACCTCAAATAACAACAATATTTGTTCTCCTGCTTTAATATGTGCCAGCACATCTGTCTACTGACTACTACTGTTCTTCACATTGCAGGAAACTCCCTGTCGGCCATATTGGACGGGGAGGCTCGGCTGACTTTCCTCAACAGAGGAGAAGACTATGTGATGAACATGCCCTATGCTCACTGTAAAGGTCAGTGCAACCCGACAGTTATCACAACACAATCTCAGTCCAGTAGTGCTTTGTTTTTAAGTTACTGTAATGTTGCTTGTCTCATTTTAAAAGCTAGAACAAGTTGCTTGGCTCTGAGCGTCTGAGAGTTTCCCATATGTCGGTGCTGAATGAGATTCCTGTTGGGGCTTTTTCATTGGGTAGGCATCCTGTATGGCACCATGACTCTGGAACTGGGCGGTCAGATCACCATCGCGTGTGAGAAAACAGGATACAGTGCTCAGCTTGAGTTCAAACTGAAGGTATGGCTGTGTTTAATAGAAACATTCTTATTAAAGAGGAGATCATTTTAGTGCTTTTTTTAGATGGGAACATTTAGAGCGGTTTATAGCTATTAGAGAATAGAAAACGCTAATGTTTTGTGGGGTTGTATGATATACTACTTCAGAGTTTCTATTGCTGTAGAAATAGTTAAGATGCCTATAAAGAGATCTTTTAGGCGTCTACCACTACCCTCCTGTCCCTTTAAGAGGGAACTCCTCAAGCCTTTCTAGATACAGCACCTAAAGGAGtttaaatcaaaagaaaacagtttcttACATGATTTTTCTGAATGTCTTACCCCACCACGCCATCGCAAACTCCACCATGCCAATCCTTCTCCAACCCCTGAAAATGCCCCCTCCTCCATTCCACCAATCATCCCATCAACGGCATTATGCCATCGCAAACTAGCGACAGGTACACATCAGAGAACGCTAACAAGGAATCAATACGTTTCCTTTTCAAATACAGATATTGATTGGCGTCTCTGTTACACCGTTCTGAACCATTAAGTTGACGTACTTTTATCAGTAAGCCATATTGGaagttaatttttaattttaatatttttttgttaaattgggcataaatctttttttgaagCGTTTTTTCCATGACTGAAGCTCGCAGAAGATCAGCCACACAAAAACTACTATAGACACACAACTATAGATGAAATGACACATAATAAACCACAGTATTTCTTTATCCACAGTAACGGCAGCAAGTAATCTGTCTGTGCATGTATCTCCCCTCTTCAAACCCCCatgtcctctttcctctcctatCCTTCCCCGTCAACACCTTTTTGTCTTTGGGCTCCTTCGGTCCTGTGTTCCTGcttttcctgccccccccccaccttcctctcctgctgctcttctctcgTTCCTCCAGCCGTTTCTAGGCAGCAGTGACTGCGTCAATCAAGTCTGTGGAAAGATCAAGCTAGGGAAGGAAGTTTTGGCTACACTGGAAGGACACTGGGTGAGACACATTTTCCACACGACTGCATGCCGTTTGGATCTGCAGTCTTGGCTTTAGATTGCATCCTGCATGTCTTTAGGCTGGTAAAGAGAGCTTtttgacccccctcccctcttccgcAAACCCACCACAGGACAGTGAGATCTTCATCAACGACAAGAAGACAGGGACGGTGGACACCTTTTGGAACCCGACAACAGAGCTGAGGCAGAGTCGACTGACACGCTGTACCGTCCCACCAGAGGAGCAGGGAGAACTTGAATCGGAAAGGTGGACTTTTGACCCTCAGCAGATCCTGAAACATGAGAGCGTGGCCTTTTAAATCGTTGCCTTTCAATGTAGTTTCTGTGGCCGAATTCACCTCTCACCCTTTCAGCATTTGGATATATTTTTAGGATTGTCTTTAAAAATCTGACTGTTCAAACTTTTTAGGTCACGCCCACTACGGCGCCTTTCCTTCTTTCCCTCTGTTAGAGCAGATGAactgcactttatgcttaatatttttaaacttttttaatattttaaattcttaactctaactttattttcttgttttatactaacccatagccttattctactaaaccattgcattagcatttcattttactttattttattacttgtgcactgctgtcttgttgtctattgttacactggctactgtcacgcaccaaccgccaagacaaattccttgtatgtttgacatattttggcaataaatgttttctgattcctgattcatgACTCTGTTCCCTCTTTATCCCCAGACTGTGGCAGCACGTGACGCGGGCCGTCAACAACAAGGACCAGACCGAGGCCACCAATGAGAAGTTCCTCCTGGAGGAAGTTCAGCGGAAGTCCGCCCGAGAACGGAAAGCCAAGTGCGAGGAGTGGAACCCTGCCCTGTTTGAGCAGGACCCTGTCACCGGGGAGTGGCATTACAGATATGCAGAGTGAGTGGCTCCTCCAGTGGGTTCAGTCAGGTTAGAGTAGGCGGTAGGATCTAACAAGGGCTCCTTTGTATCTAGTGCCTTTACCTCAGCACTACAGCATACTATTAATAGGAGGAGCTTAGCAATATCAGCAACAAAGAAGAATGGCTGCCAGATTTTTGGTTTTATATATATCAGTAACATATtggcctttattttttttatgtaaacaaTCAAAATCCCTATAATTTAGTCTCCAAATCATTGTGACCAAGGTTTGAGATATACTGAGCCAATCATATTCTGCAATGAAAATAACGCTTGTCAGCGTGCATAGTTGACAAACAATGGAGACGGTTTTCACACAATTGGAGGCTATTTGTGTGTCGAGCAGATATCAGACAGTGTTATCTGTCTACCTTGTCATTGGTCAGGCTGTATTTAAAATTATCAAACATATTCATCTTGACAAGGGTCTATAACTAATGTTATAAAAAGATTGATAACAGATGCCCAACACTGATCCTTGTTGCAGTTTGTAGGtcaaatatttgaaagaaaatcgTATTGTGGGATGTTGTGCATTCATCTTTAATTAGAATTACATAAATAGCCCCTTAAGTACTTTTTGTACTCTTAGGACGTATACTTAGGTTTCAGAGTTCTGTTACAAGGCCGTTTGCGCTTCCATCTTCAATATGGACTCATCCGGTGTGACAGGGCGCCATCTAGTATCAATTCGACATAACTGCAGAGCCGCTGTCAAACTGGTCTGGGTGATTATTATTGTAATTCCTCGTCTTTGTCATCCTTTCTCCCCCATGTCTCCCCCACACCTGTCCCACTGTTttctcttcctcaccctctgtgtctctccgtCCCTCCCCAGCACAAGGCCATGGGATCCGCTCAACGACCTGATCCAGTTCGAGAAAGACGGCTGTATCCAGACCAAGGTCCGACACCGCACCCCTATGGTACGTTCTGGCAGTCTTATTAGTCTGAGTAACCAGGGGCCGCGGAGGGACAATTGCAAGTGCCAGGTAGGTCGTCCCGATCGAAAACCgccatttatatatttttaaaaaaatgaaagaaagcagCCCGCCACCCCCCACGCAGCACCCGGTGCATCGTTTTCATTGTCgcttcttctctttgtgttgtCCTCGCTGTGCTGCCATTGCCGCTGCCGCCactgtctttctttttgtacctgtcttttcttttcctacCACCCGACACCTGCTGTTCCCTTTGTATGGGAGGGAAGGTCATGTCAAAGTGCATGCTAAAGTAAGTGGTTGAGCAGATGTTCTTTCCTTTTCAGTCAAAATTAAAGCTAGTAAGTGTAATAACCTCCACTCAGTAGGCACTTTAAATGCCTTTGATGGTGTTTGTTAGGATGCAGCACTCATAAAATTGACTGCAATATGGTGAAATATACGTTGAAATCATCTTTATtcacttcatatatatatatacatatatatagagatagagTTATATAGAGAGATAGATCTATAGATGTATGTATATATCTCTGCAAATCACATTTCTAAAGTGAAATGATAATAAACCCTTTTAAGGATTTAAATGGTATTCTTCAAGAATGTCTTAAAAATTGTGACACCATTAGCTAACAGTATGTAGAGAAAATCGTACGTTTTTTTCCtcacttatttgtttttctcccataCAAAGtctaaaagagagaaaatccaTTACATCACCCGAGCGACCAGCCCCTGGCCGCTTCAGGGTGCTCGCCACGCGCTCCCCATCCATCACCTGTTCTTCATTTTGTCTGTTTCCACGCTGTTTGCCCACCAAGTGTCAACTCCTGCTAAGCAGCTCGGCGCTTGTGATGTGTTGAGGCGCCGGAGGCCgtctgtgcagctgctgtgagCCCGTTTGATCAGTGTaaccgcctgccaagggcccaGGCTCTGCTTACGTATGCTCATTGCTTTAGCTTTTGAGGTACTGCGTACAGAAGTCACAAGAGACACATTTGATACAGGTGGTTCTAGTTTGATACAGTTTTCGGTTAAAAAACCCTTTTTCTAGAATAGTTTTCCTTAgcgaaagaaaacaattaagaTCAGACAAATGAAATGGAGCAccagttttttcttcattttaccaGCTTCTCAGAAGTTATTTTATCCTTTTTTGAATAAATTCCTGGCTCGCTTTTGATCTGTGATATTTTTGGGCTGCCAACCTTTAATTCAACTTTGAAACCTGTTTTTCTTCATAAAGAAATGTCCTCACATTAAATAAAGCATTAAGAATGAGAGCTTGATCTTGTTGGACCACTTCAATGAGCTCTTGGCAGACAGACATGACTGGCGATGTACCTGCATGCCTTTTACACGCCAATACCGACCAGCATGtttatgaatgtgtttgtttggagggggggggggggctcttgcaTCATAACATtataatgttttattgattgGTAAACAAATCAGTTTATATAGTATTCTGCTTTTTGCTTGTATAGATGAGTTGTTATCATGAGTTTTTATCTGCGCTCATTTGGGTGTAGCTGTTATCTGTGTGGCCTTTTGGGTTTGACCTCTTtccccttttgtgtgtgtgtgtgtgtgtgtgtgtgtgtgtgtgtgtgtgtgtgtgtgtgtgtgtgtgtgtgtgtgtgtgtgtgtgtgtgtgtgtgtgtgtgtgtgtgtgtgtgtgcgcgcttatGCATggatttgtgcatgtgtgtttgtgtgtaggtgaCGGTGCCAAAGAGGAAACACAAGAGTGACAAGTCTAAGAGCCGAGAGAGTGGCTGCTCCTCACCTGAACCCGACCGCCAAGACTCATCTGGCAGCGAACGTAAGTCCtgctcatttacacacacacacacacacacagacactaattGAGACTAACTTTATCAATAATTGGTTATACTGACCCACAGTATATTGTCTAAATATACAGATGCAATATAACATGATCAATGGCAGAACACAACAGCCATAGAGGCGGTAGAAAATGTCTAGGTAACAGCTGGGctagattttcatttttttgtacatGTATAATTGCTGTTGAAATACTAGTCACATGTTACCTAGACAGCGATAAAGCTTTCACTTTCTAACCAATCTGCAGAAGGCCAAAAGACTGCTAGTAGTAGGCTGAGACTGAGTAAGTAAACCGCACATTCTGGTGGTGTTAGGGGTGTCTTGTGATGGTGGAGGAACCTTGGTTATATTTCATACTTCATTCAGTCCAAGCGTCGAAAGTTCGTTGTTAGTTAGAATCGtcaatgttaaaaaatatatggcGATATGGTATTTATCTAAAAAATGGAACTTTGCTTTGAATTCAATCCCAcacgcctccccctcccccaaaatGCCAAAGAGACAATTCTAttcttttaaatacaaatattttgtctttcttgCCATTAACAGTAGTATGAGCTGTGTACTAATAGGTTGGATGCTGTCAGAGGACATAATTACCTATAAGAGAGACGAGTGTGacagtgaaaactgttttcagtttttaatcGTTAACCAATCCAGCCATCCTTCAATATGCTGATGCTTATTgcattttattgattataatATTAGGAATTATTGTTGTATAACTGGGGAAGAATAGATGTCTATTCATTAATGTACTTGGGTCATATTTCCCTGAgttatgtcaaatgttttgaaattgtattgtatttggtGAACAGATAAAATGCAGAAGTCGTAATGAACACACTTTGTCACAGGACACAAAAGCAAGCATAACAGTCGGCTGAGGAAAAAAGGGGCCGACCTCTGTGAACTTCAAAGTGCCATTGAATCCATAAAGAAGACGCAGGAGGACATTAACAGGTGAGAAGGGCATCCGTCACACCGTCCCGTTGGCCGGCACATGGCTGCTGCCATTCAAGCCTCTACACATGACCACTGTGTGCTTGCAGGAACATCAGCGTGCTGCGGAGCCGTGCGGCCGGCCGGGTGGAGGGCAGTTCTTTCCTCCAGCAGCGGGACTACATCATCATCGttttcctcatcctccttcagGTCCTGATCAACTATGTCTTCAAGTAGCAGCCATACCCTGAGGAGAGAGACCGTGATgtcctctcacacacgcacacatgaaaAAACTCAATAAACACCCAATGAACTTTAGGCATCATGACTTCGAGacatgaactttgacctctcaCAATAAGTGACTCAGACACTCTTCTCGTCTGTCTTTATTTAATCCAGCTACACACGTCCAGAGAAGTGGAGACTcactcacacaaagacacttttaaataaaacatgttatttttaaCCGGCCCATTCCAAATACCCTGGAATGGGCTGCAGATTCCAAAAGCGAAGAGGAGGAGCGGCTTTAAGGAGAAGTAGTTGGAGGGGAGATTTTGTCGTGATTTCTTTTGTCGCTGTGGAGCTTGTTGATTTGCCTTGATGTAAGAGGCAAAGACAGCAGCCATTGTTATTAGTTTatagctgttttgtttttttgttctttttccaaTGGAGTAAAACTACTTTGATTCACATTTCAAACCACAGGGAAGCGTTTAACATGGAGACAAGTACCATATGGCTCATATGGCAACACAGATTTAAAGAGAAGTAAACCTTTAATTTGAATGTTCTTTTGTTAACGTTTTGCTCTTCTGCTCGGTATGTCTTTTGTGAAAAGGGGTCTGCTCGGGACAAAAGGCATAAGGGAGCGAAAAACAAATGGGTCCAATCtatgtgacatttatttttttattattgggtACTTTAATATGAGGCCGGGTTTCCATGTGTAGAACCGGACAAGGAAGACAAATGATACAAGGGACATAGTCAGAAGGTACATAGGCTAAGAGTTTCTGCTGTATATCAAATCTTCTCCTTTGGGATGCGAAATCAATGTTGAAAGACCGAAGTCGGCGTCGTTGTAGACTGGAGGTAGCATGTACAGACTGAGGAGCGTGGTTAGGACGTTAGCGCTATGTACAGTATTTTGACTTGGGGCACAAATGCACTGGAAATGTCACATCGGTGTTATTAGCAAAAAAAATGTACGTGGAAATTCTTTTAGATCTCTGCTCAGAGggtcaaaatatgtttttgggTGATTTCCCATGAGCCTCAGTGACCACTGCCCTAGTTGCAGATAAAGGGAGTTGGTACGTTTTAATCAGTCAGCAAGGTTCTCTGAAATCAACCAAGACATGCACTTTCTTGCTTggagttagatgagaagatcgACCCTCACGCTCGTTCAATGCAACTAGCAGCTGCtcagcttagcataaagagtGGGAACGGAGAAAACTTTCCATTTTTTAACTTAAAACTAAAAGTGAGTATGTGTATTTCCCTAAATAAATTCtgttaacatttaaaaacaaccattGATCCATCCCATCTATCTGCAAACcgcctgcacacagggtcgcgggggggctggagtctatccaaGCCAactcctggattggtcgccagccaatcgcagggctaacacagagacatacaaccattcacactcacgttcacacatctacgggcaatttaaagtccccaatcaacctgatccccagagcatgtctttggactgtgggaggaagccggagaacctggagagaacatgcagactccacacagaccaggaccttcttgctgtgaggcgacagtgctaaccaccacaccaccgtgccgccctaaaAACAACAATCGTATCTTGAAATTGAGTTTAATTATCCGTGTGTTgtgccatcacacacacacacaacctaaaAGATGCAAAGAGGAGCTGATCTGAGGTCATGTAAAAACCTCCTCTAGACGGAGGAGAAAGTCCCAACGTCCCCTCAGCTGCTGACTGCAGACACTTCACAGTCCAATTCAGAGCAACGATGACCGCTTTCAGTGCTTTTGTGCCTCAGATGTTTACCAGGAGAACTAGTATAGACACTTTAGTAAGCTACTGGTGGGAGGAGATAGACTTTTTCTAACTACTACTATCACCACAGTTAACCATTCCAAATGTACGCGAGTACCAGCCAAACTCGGTGTGTAGAGTAGGAGACGACCCCGTTCACTGTGTAAATACCCGGAGGGACGGCGCGTGGCGTTTCAGCACCGCGGCTCTTGAAGCAGACACTCCCGCGCTCTGTGCACAAGCCAGTCTTTTCAaccttgtgtgtctttctgtccacTGCTCTGTAGATACACATGGACATtagcaagaaaacaaacacaaagaaaacggATTAGTGGGGTACACGATTAGATCAAAGAGGCCTCAAATTGTCGCTGTTACTCGTCACGTAGTTGctaaaataaagatgcttttggAAATTTCACAAGTATAAACCGTGGTTCTAATCTGTTGCCTTCCTCTTGAGAAAGAAGATTTTGCCATTTTAAAGACTgggaaataatgaaataaaagactccatgaaaaggtaCAAGTTTAAGAGGGCTGTGTTTAgcacagaaaaaacacttttttgggGATTATTTTTCAGCATCGATCCACAAAAAAAGGCAGCATAATACAAGCCCCACCGGACCTTTCTATGACCCGCTCTGGCCAACATGTCCCACCAAAGATGCAACTAACTGACCACTAATTCAGGCAATTCGAAATGCTCCCAAACACCGTACCTGAACATTGATACCGTGTCATGATGTTGGCCTTGTTGACGTTTACACATCCCATTGCCTCCGCCGTCAGCAGACTGTTGAGCGTTGATAACTCTGTAATGCTAACACAGGTATAAAGAAAGATGTTGGGAGCCCACTGTACCCCCCCGTAAGTTACCCGGCTGGCCCGTGTGTATCTGTACGAGTATTTTTGTGTATCCTCATTGCCTCATCTTAAAAGGAGAATCCAGATATCAGAATGTGGAGAAATAAGTATATACCAGTGCCTTCTAGAGTCGGACCTGGGAGGGGGTAGATATGTGGGAGGAGGCTGCGGTGTGGGTGAGCTCATGATGATGGCAATAACCTGGAATAAGTCCATATGCTGGGGGACCCTGACGCGGCGCGGCTGTAGTCACTGTGGTGCTTCCGAGGGGACGTGCCATAAGAAGCCTTAGCAACAAGTGTGACTGCGACCCCAGAGCTCACCATCCCAccgcccccttcccctcccctcccctcccctcccctcccctcccttccccaaAGCATCAACATAGTAAATCACCAGTAGGTTTTCCGGATGCTTATTCCTGCCACTGCAGAGAGAGAtcgagagaggaagggagagagagaccactCCTCTACGTGGGCCCCTTcgtccctctctcgctctctcgtgTACCAAAATAAACAGGTCTgctgtctgttgttgttgttgttgctgtgtcTGTACAAtaatacgttttatttattcctcTTTTGTATGTGGGTTTATGTTGATTTGCTTCAGCTTGTAGCTGTAGGTCAATGCTGATTTTAAATTTACACAAAGTTGGTTTTATCCCTAAACTCGTGACTTGACTGTCCTCAGCTTGtgcacactgcccccccccccccccccccccccccctccgtcacaCATACACAGCTACCCTTTTTCCAATCTGAGGATGTGAATATATTTACTGTATTTCCATGGAAACCGTAACTTCCTGTAAGTTTATGGTCAATGtaacataacagaataaaaacaaatggcaTCCTGGGTCGGTCACTGTCAATCGCAACCGTATTCTTGCATTTGTTATTCATTCTGTATTTATTGGTGTTGTATGAGGGGGTGAGGACGGTCATTACTCTTAAGTTTATCTCCATTATGAAAATTGAAAGATGGATACAATCTAGACCACATATGGACCCTTGTTCATTAagtcaaagacaaaaacatgttgaacaataataaataataacagcaAAAACTAAAGGTAAAAAATAGATAAAATCATTGCGCGTCTCTTCTTGCACGTACATCTTTATGAGGACGCACATCTGTTGTCAACCTTCAGATTGAGGATGTTTTGGCACTTTTTCAAGACCTGTTTGAAGGTTCAGACATGTTCAGATATTTTAGGTTCAGGTCAGGTAAGTGAATTTCCTCATAACATACAGTCTTGGGCGTCTCTCCCCTTTATTCGTGCTGCTGTAGCAGGTTGGTAAATAATCCTTGACACTGGAAAGGCATTTAAGCTGCCGAGGATgcctgaaaaaaagatttactttCATTAATGCTTTGCTAAGGGCCATTC
This window contains:
- the osbpl8 gene encoding oxysterol-binding protein-related protein 8 isoform X10, translating into MMKEEGLLSRRRFSMCGGTAALRPQHPDGRKLIRNASFGGYNELSPISLPGFERGKEDLLPLPLKEDSHSISKSKSETKLYNGSDKDVSASGGKLTKKESLKVQKKNYREEKKRATKELLSTITDPSVIVMADWLKIRGTLKSWTKLWCVLKPGVLLIYKTHKNGQWVGTVLLNACELIERPSKKDGFCFKLFHPLEQSIWAVKGPKGEGVGSITQPLPSSHLIFRAASESDGRCWMDALELALKCSSLLKRTMIREGKEDMSTVATGGEHSINFYSLLRAHNIHGFQFNDSDHLKDPDLYSDKSDREGEQDHEESDPEGLEKSEESDSDTSERQDDSYIDLDPNELLRETPYLEQSHEELGEAGEAAQTETVSEENKSLIWTLLKQVRPGMDLSKVVLPTFILEPRSFLDKLSDYYYHADFLSEAAIEENAYNRMKKVVKWYISGFYKKPKGLKKPYNPIIGETYRCMWLHQATNSKTFYIGEQVSHHPPVSAFYVSNRKDGFCLSGSILAKSKFYGNSLSAILDGEARLTFLNRGEDYVMNMPYAHCKGILYGTMTLELGGQITIACEKTGYSAQLEFKLKPFLGSSDCVNQVCGKIKLGKEVLATLEGHWDSEIFINDKKTGTVDTFWNPTTELRQSRLTRCTVPPEEQGELESERLWQHVTRAVNNKDQTEATNEKFLLEEVQRKSARERKAKCEEWNPALFEQDPVTGEWHYRYADTRPWDPLNDLIQFEKDGCIQTKVRHRTPMVRSGSLISLSNQGPRRDNCKCQVTVPKRKHKSDKSKSRESGCSSPEPDRQDSSGSEQGQKTASSRLRLRHKSKHNSRLRKKGADLCELQSAIESIKKTQEDINRNISVLRSRAAGRVEGSSFLQQRDYIIIVFLILLQVLINYVFK
- the osbpl8 gene encoding oxysterol-binding protein-related protein 8 isoform X8, whose product is MMKEEGLLSRRRFSMCGGTAALRPQHPDGRKLIRNASFGGYNELSPISLPGFERGKEDLLPLPLKEDSHSISKSKSETKLYNGSDKDVSASGGKLTKKESLKVQKKNYREEKKRATKELLSTITDPSVIVMADWLKIRGTLKSWTKLWCVLKPGVLLIYKTHKNGQWVGTVLLNACELIERPSKKDGFCFKLFHPLEQSIWAVKGPKGEGVGSITQPLPSSHLIFRAASESDGRCWMDALELALKCSSLLKRTMIREGKEDMSTVATGGEHSINFYSLLRAHNIHGFQFNDSDHLKDPDLYSDKSDREGEQDHEESDPEGLEKSEESDSDTSERQDDSYIDLDPNELLRETPYLEQSHEELGEAGEAAQTETVSEENKSLIWTLLKQVRPGMDLSKVVLPTFILEPRSFLDKLSDYYYHADFLSEAAIEENAYNRMKKVVKWYISGFYKKPKGLKKPYNPIIGETYRCMWLHQATNSKTFYIGEQVSHHPPVSAFYVSNRKDGFCLSGSILAKSKFYGNSLSAILDGEARLTFLNRGEDYVMNMPYAHCKGILYGTMTLELGGQITIACEKTGYSAQLEFKLKPFLGSSDCVNQVCGKIKLGKEVLATLEGHWDSEIFINDKKTGTVDTFWNPTTELRQSRLTRCTVPPEEQGELESERLWQHVTRAVNNKDQTEATNEKFLLEEVQRKSARERKAKCEEWNPALFEQDPVTGEWHYRYADTRPWDPLNDLIQFEKDGCIQTKVRHRTPMVTVPKRKHKSDKSKSRESGCSSPEPDRQDSSGSERHKSKHNSRLRKKGADLCELQSAIESIKKTQEDINRNISVLRSRAAGRVEGSSFLQQRDYIIIVFLILLQVLINYVFK